The genomic region ATATAGGGCTTGATGGCATCAGTTCCCAGTGGTTCGAGGTCTTTTAGCCATTTGTCAGACATTCTGCTTTCGTAGCTGATTCGCTCTTCGTGCTCTGCTTGTTTTCTTATTGCTGTGCGGAGCTCCGGGTTGGTAACCACACAAAAAGTCCAGGGTTGTTTGTGGGCTCCGGATGGTGCAGTGGACGCTGTTTGAATGATGCGGTCAATAACGGCCCGGTCTATTGCTCGTGTTGAAAAAGCACGGACGCTTCGGCGACGATTCATCAGCTCAAAGAAAGCATCGGCTCTTTGATGCATTTCTGCAGGGCTGAACTCCCTGTGGTCAAGAGAGATAAATGCTTCGTTGGTCATCGTAACCTGCTCATAATTTGAGGTGAATGTACATAAATCCCGGCGTATACCACCATCGATTGGTATTTTACGGTCAGTCTGCCTGGCGGTACTCGCAAAATCTGTAGCCCCGATGATCCTGCGGATCTCCCATCCTTTGCAGGTAGTAGCCGTGCTGCAGAACCTGCTCAGGAAAATCTTCCATCCAATGATTTGCAATAAGATAGATAGCCTCTCCCTGAAACGCGCTGTGCAGAAATTCACGGTGACGAACATAGTCATCATCGTGCGGAACGTACTGCACACCATGCGGAAAAAAAGCCCCGAGCAGATACACATTCCAATAGTCGCCAATATAGGTGGCACCTTGCTCAATGGGGAAATTTCGCGCGTCGTGTGCCGATAAACGATCGTCAAACACTGGTGGCGGACCAAGGATCAGAATCGCGCTTCTCAGGCTAAAAATCAAACACATCAACCCTATGAGCGCACTTGCAGCGAAACGAAAAGCAGCCACCCTCAACCCCTCTGTCAGTCGAAGCAAGTACAATGGGCCCAGAAAGTACAAAGGCGAAAAGAAGCGCTCGGAATACGGAACGCTTGCCGGCCAGTTTGCCATCAACACAGTACCCAAATATCCCCCGAAAAGGGCAAAAAGCAACAATACCTCGCGCAACTCACCACCCGATAAACGACGCCATAGCAACAGGCTAAGAGGCACTGACAACAGAAGCAACAGCGCCATTGCCTGCGCCCAGCCATAGGGAGTTGCCCACACAACAGACTCCGCCCATTGGTCTGCAAACTCATTCCACAACTGCTGGGCAAAACCCAATGCCTCAATAGGGGTGTTAAGGGGTTTAGCCCCGTATATCGGAATCCGGGTTGAATTCTTCTTGGCTGCCAGAATGAGCAAAACCACCGGAACCGAGGCCGCCAATGCTATACCGAGATGCTTCAGGAGTGCCGGCACAAATGGTTTTTTCTTGTCTATGCGAAGTTTGGCTGATAGCCACCACAACATCAAAGGGATGGCAAGCAATCCCGCCTCGCTCACATACACCGCAAGGCCAAGCACGAAAAAAGAGGCGGCAGTGCGCCAAAGACAACCATTTGCCCTGCGTTGCAACAAGAAAGCCACCCCCCAAA from Cryomorphaceae bacterium harbors:
- a CDS encoding nitroreductase family protein, encoding MTNEAFISLDHREFSPAEMHQRADAFFELMNRRRSVRAFSTRAIDRAVIDRIIQTASTAPSGAHKQPWTFCVVTNPELRTAIRKQAEHEERISYESRMSDKWLKDLEPLGTDAIKPY